The Triticum urartu cultivar G1812 chromosome 5, Tu2.1, whole genome shotgun sequence genome contains the following window.
GGCTCGTTTGGGCCGTCGATGGAGGAGGACAATCTAGCCCGCGGCTTAACGATCGGGAGTGGGCCGGGACTAGCGGGGCATGAGGCCCAGGCAAAACCGGTTGGCACATCTTGTGAGTGCATAGACGCATGCAGAGTTGCATCGATACGTCCTTGTTTCCCTTCGTCACCGCCGTCTAGGGTTCGGCCGCGCATCGCTACTCCTGGATTTCCAGCATGCACGTCGGGATGTGCCGTTCGCATCCCGCCCCTCGCCATGGCGGGGCGCGGTGCTACTGATCAACAAGGGCTTAGGCCCCCGGCCCCTGTGGCTATTGCTGTGGTGCATCGGGCACCTTCTCCCGCTCACAAGCCGCCGCCCCGCGCGGCTATTGCTCCGCCGCGcgcgccgctgccgccgtccCGGGCAGGGGGGGTCTAATCAGATGACGGCAACAGCACAAGCGCCGAAACCCAAGGGTGCCCTTCCGCCACATGTTGTGGCGCAGCCGCACCAGAACTGACCGAGTCCGGAGAACTCGGAGCTCGCGGGTGATGCTCCTGTCACGGGAAGAGTAGCGCCGCCGGCACGCCGTGGTGGTGGCGCTGGCTATCATCGTTTCTCGGCGTCCCGTGGCAGAGATTATGGTCAGGCTAGTCGCGATCCGCCCCGGGGTTAATGGGGAGACGACGGATATGACGCTTGCGGTGAGGGTCAGCATCTCGACTCGTCGTCATCGGGCGGTGGTCGTGGCTATGCTTGGTCGAGCGATGGATCGACGGAGCATCCATTTTACGGCCCTCCGGGAGGTTTTGTTGAGGAGGCATCTGGCCCGAACTACCGGCAGAGAGGTGGCTATAGAGGTAATTGTAATGGTCACGGTGGCAGGAACCGCTACCGTCAGCCCCCACCGCCCATCACTACTACTATGTCCAAGGTTGCTGAGAAGACAGTGTCCTCTGAGGCGGGTACGGCACAGACGCCTGCATTGTCTGGTCAGGTCTTGGCTGCGGTCTCGGCATTGGCTACGGCGGCTGTGCCCGCGCCTGAGCCGGTGGTGGCGGGTGCTGTCGGTGTCGCTGACAAGCCAGGTGGTGAGAGAGCTAGCAAATGGGCTCGTAAGAAAGATAAAATGCTTTGCTATCGTTGTGGTGAGCAGGGGCACTTCATTGCGGAATGTATGGCGGAACTGTGTGATACTTGTTCCAAACCGGTCCATGCTACGGGAGAGTGCCCACTTTTGCGTGAACCAATGCCGGGTGTGACTATTTATGGTGTCTACTGCAAGGAGTTGATGTTTTTCGAGTCTCCCAGTGCTTTGGAGGTGCCTGATGTGCCCCAGAATGCGACCACGGGGATAGTGAAAGTGACCCATGGCGTATTGACAGATGCACAGGTCCTGCACAGGCTGAATGAGCTAGCTCCAGGTAACCACCAGTGGGAACTTATTAGGCTTGAGGATAATATGTACAAGGTTAATTTCCCATCGACTGAGGACTTGGAGAGGCTTCTGAGTTTTGGGTTATGCAGAGTTCCTGGCACTCAGTGCATCCTCGAGTTTCATGAGTGGAAGAGGGTTGAACTGAAGGGCAAACCGCTCACTCAGGTTTGGCTAAGATTCCCGGGGGCACCTTCGAAGCCGCTGAATGATGTTCGAGTGGTGGCTAGTTTGGGGACGCTGGTTGGGAAGACCGAGAGGGTGGATATGGCTTTCACTAGAGCTAACAGGGTGGCCAGATTGCTTTTCAGTATCTTAGACATTGAGTATGTGCCGGATGTGGTTAAGTGGGTTCACAGAGGCATGGTTTTTGACCTCGAGATTGAGTTCGAGGACATAGAGCTCTTCGCTGAGGCTTTGGCTGCGAATGATGTTGATATCCTTTACAAGGATGATGGATCGGGCAATAAGGAGGTGCGCGAGGGTGACCGTGGGCGCGAGGCGTCTAACATCCCGGGTTCCGAGGCGCCGGCATCCGAGAGCGAGACTGCCCCATCGACGGTTGCACCCATGAACTCGCTGAGATTTGGGTCCTTCGAGCCTGCCTCCGCTCCTCCTCGATTGTGGGGCGATCGGGTGGAGCGTGATGATGTGCTTGAGCGATCGCTTCCTCCTTTGGATTTTGCTATTACTAACGATCCAGTGGTTGATGAGTCTGCTGCTGCAGTTCCCTCGGTGGAGAGTTTGCCGACATCACCGGCAGAGATTGATCTTGGTGTTCAGGTGTGCCTAGTTGGCGGGGGTGTTCGTGGGCAGGCGGCCTTACGACATACATCTCCGTCTCCTGTGACGGTGGTCGGGTCGTGGGACTGTGGTACGGTCGGACGGGGAGGGGGCGCGGGCAGGAGGCCTCCGCCCCTGCCTCTCCTTCGACGCACTCGGCCATGGTTGCCGGTCAGGGTGGGGGCGCGGGCAGGAGgcccccgccccctccctctccgTTGGCGCGTTCGGCGTCGGCGGATGGACCGGGAGGGGGCGCTAGCAGGAGGCCTCCGCCCCTACCTTCCCCTTGGCGCTCTCGTCTGCGGCGGTATCCGTGGTGGCTGCTTCACCTCGGGTGGCGAGCCCGATGGTGAACTCCCCTCACTCCGGCGGTGGGTCCAGGATAGGAGGGGGCGCGGTCAGGTGGCCTCCGCACCCTCTTCTCCTTTGGCTCAGGAGATCTCGACGGCTCTCGGGGGCTTCTCGACGGCCCCAGTTCGGCTGAGCTCTGTTACGGATCGGGCAGGAGGCCCCACCCCGAACGGGGCAACGCGCGAGGAGATCATTGCTTTTGGAGGGATCCCAGATCCTGTTTCGGAAGGACGACGGATGAGCAGTCGCCTTCAGGATCAGCCGGATGTTGATGACATCCAGCTCAGGTGCGCCATGCGGGCGGCCAAGCTTCGTGACATCGAGGTCACCACGGGTATGTCGGTCAACACGTCAAATTTGATTATATATTTTTCCAATGATGAGATTGTTCACAATGCAAATCAATTAGGGGTTTCACTAGGGAGTAATGGTAGTGAAATCACTAAATCAGTTAATGATATTCTCGATCTCGAAGCGGAGTGCGCTTTGGAAATGATACGTAACATAGCAGATGTTAAACCCATGAATGATTCCGACATAGAAGCATTGGGGGTCAGGGCCCTTGATATTTTTTGTGCAGATCTTGCCCCTTCACTTCCTGAGACAGAGGAGGATGAGGGATTCGGTTCCCCTAGGGCCTCGATCCATGTAGATGTTCCGGAGGTTAAATCCTCAGAGCCCAGTTGTGAGGACCGGCGGGAGGATCAAAATAAGCCTAAGCAGAAGTGGAAATGGAAGGTTTATCCAGTTTCGGCTGTGCGTAGGAGTGCTAGGATCCGTACCTCTAAAAAAATTCATGATGAAATATGAGAGGAAttttttggaatagcagaggtcttaaagacttggctaaaagaaggttcCTAGCGGAAGCATCTAATGAACACCAGTCGGATTTTATTGCCCTGTCCGAAACTGGAAGGGACAATTTCACCCCCCCCCCAATTCCTTAGCACTTTATCGGGGGGTGTCGACTTCAACTGGCACTGCCTACCTCCTAGAGGAAGGTCTGGTGGGGTCCTACTCGGGGTTAAGTGTGACTCGTTGGAAGTGCGGAGTGTGGTTATGGGAGATTTTGTGGTAAAGTTTCGGGTCAGATCAAAGGCCGATGGGTTTAATTGGGCATTGGTGGCGGTATATGGTGCCACGCAGCCAGAACTCAAACCAGATTTTTTGGCCGATCTTGTCCGTATTTGCGGTAGCGAGCAGCTCCCAATCCTCGTTGGGGGCAATTTCAACATTATTTGCAGAAGGGAGGAAAAGAATAATGATAATTTTGACGGCAGATGGTCGTTCATGTTCAATACCATAATCGAAAGCTTGGATCTTAGAGAGATAGAGCTTTCTGGTAGGAAATTCACTTGGGCTAACTCATTACCAAACCCGACTTTTGAGAAGCTGGACCGTGCCCTCGCTAGCATCGAATGGGAACAGAACTTCCCCCTCGTAACAGTCCAGGCGTTATCGTGCGCAATCTCGGATCACACCCCATTGCTTGTTGACTCTAGCGATCCCACCCATGTGGGAAATAAAAACACCTTTTCTTTCGAGTTATCGTGGTTTGATAGAGAAGGTTTCCTCGATCCGATAGCTAGAGAATGGGCTAAAGATCAAGGAGGAAGTTCTCCTGTTGAAAGATGGCAGGATAAGATTAGGCATCTGCGAAGATTCCCTCGTGGATGGGCTAAACATACGCATGGGATTTATAAGGTTGAGAAGGAAAGGCTCCTTCTACTTATTCAATCTCTAGACTTAAAATCCGAGTCCACTATTTTAGATACTAGAGAGCTGGAAACTAAGGTGGAGGCGGAGTTGCGACTGAAAGAACTTCTTCGAGAAGAGGAAATGAAGTGGGCATTACGAGCTATGGTTCGCAAAATCGTCCAAGGGGATGATAACACTCAATTCTTTCATATGATTGCAAATGGCAAGCACCGCGAGAAGAGGATATTTCAGCTCGAGCAGGACGAGGGGATGATTTTAGGACAAGAAAATCTTAAAATTTATATAACCAATTACTATAAGCAACTGTTTGGGCCTCTGGAGGATAACTTCGTGTCCTTAGATGAGTCCAGGGTTGAGGATGTCCCTCAACTTGCGTCAGACGAGAATGAGATTTTGACCGCCCCATTTACGaagaaagaggtgtttgaggCCATTTCACAAATGAAGAGCAAGAAGGCTCCAGGGCCGGATGGTTTTCCGGCAGAGTTTTATAAAAAATGTTGGAATATTATCAAAGGGGATTTGCTTCCGATGTTCCATGATCTATTCTCTGGACAGCTTCAGTTGTTTCAACTTAATTTTGGAACGATAACTCTACTTCCTAAGAAAACAGAGGCCGTTCGTATTGAGCAGTTCAGGCCTATCTGTCTTCTTAATGtaagtttcaaaattttcaccaaggtCGGGACTAATAGGCTCACGCAAATTACGCACTATGTGGTGCAACCGTCCCAAACCGCTTTCATGCCAGACAGAAACATCCTAGAAAGGGTTGTCGTCCTGCATGAAATGCTCCATGAAATCCACACGAAAAAGCTGGACGGAGTTGTCTTCAAAGTGGACTTTGAGAAAGCGTAGGATAAGGTCAAATGGCCCTTCCTTCAATAGGcattgcgtatgaaaggttttgatcGGGCCTGTAGACACCAGGTTGACTCTTTCACGCAAAAAAGGAGTGTTGGATTAAAATTAATGATGACATAGGTCACTATTTCCAAACACACAAAGGGCTGAGGCAAGGAGATCCGATGTCACCTATTCTGTTCAACATAGTGGTCGATATGTTGACAATTCTGATAGGAAGAGCTAAGGACGCGGGTCAGGTAGGTGGCCTCATCCCGCACTTAGTTGACGGAGGTATATCCATTCTACAGTACGCTGATGACACTATCATCTTCATGGAGCACGACCTGGCAAAAGCGCGAAACATGAAGCTCGTGTTATGCTTATTCGAACAATTGtccgggttaaagattaacttccACAAGAGCGAATTGTTTTGCTTCGGAAGAGCTAATGATGACCAAGATGCGTACAAACAATTGTTTGGGTGTGAATTGGGGGCTTTACCTTTCACGTATTTAGGTATACCAATTCACCATCGTAAGCTGACCAACAGAGAATGGAAGTGCATTCAGGACCAATTTGAGAAGAAATTGAGCTGCTGGAAAGGTAAGCTCATGTCATATGGAGGACGATTAATTCTCATTAATTCAGTCCTCACGAGTATGTCCATGTTTCTTCTCTCCTTTTTCGAGGTACCGGTTGGAGTCCGGAAGAGGCTAGACTTCTATCGATCACGCTTCTTCTGGCAGAGTGATGAACTTAAGCGAAAGTACAGACTTGCTAAATGGGATATCATTTGTAGGCCGAAAGACCAAGAGGGTCTAGGTATTGAGAATCTGGAAGTGAAGAACAGATGTCTCCTTAGCAAGAGGCTGTTTAAGCTTTCTGTCGAGACGGGGGCCACATGGGTTCAGATCTTGCGTAACAAGTACCTTCACTCTAGAACCTTGTCCCAGGTGACAGTGAGGCCGACTGATTCGCCTTTTTGGAAAGGATTGATGAGAGTTAGACCACTATTTTTCAATAGGACAAGGTTCATAGTTGGCAACGGTACCACTACAAGTTTCTGGGAGGATACATGGCTAGGGGAGACGCCCCTCGCACTCCAATATCCTTCTTTATATAACATTGTTCGGCGTAGAGACGCTTACATTGCAACAGTGATGCAGTCCACTCCGCTCAATATTCAATTTCGGAGGACGCTAATGGGAAATCGTTGGGAAGCCTGGCTCAATCTTGTGAGAAGGTTGATGGATATTCAGCTGTCTCAACAGCTCGATCAGTTATGCTGGAAACTAACTAAGAATGGAGAGTTCTCGGTTAAATCCATGTATTTGGATATTATTAACTCTAGCGTGATTCCTAGATCGAAACATGTTTGGAAAGTTAAAGTACCTTTGAAaatcaaagtgtttatgtggtttgtgcaTAAATAAGTTAATTTAACTAAGGATAATTTGGCAAAACGCAATTGGACAGGATCTACAAGATGTAGCTTCTGCGACCAACATGAATcaatcaaacacctctttcttgaTTGTCCTCTGGCAAAAATTATGTGGCGGTCGGTTCACATAGCTTTTAACATTACTCCTCCGAATTCTATCAACACGTTATTTGGGACGTGACTCGATGGGATAGATTCCGATACAACGAGACATATTCGTGTAGGAGTATGTGCTTTATTATGGATAGTctggaactgcagaaatgatttggtctTTAACAGAACATCaaatattcattttttgcaggttatcttcagaGCCACCGTGTTGATTCGTATGTGatcgctactcactccgacgaAGGCCAGGAAGTGTTTGGTTACTGAGTCTACCCAATGAGAGATGGTAGCACAGGATATTTTTAACCGATTTGGATGATAGTCATATAATAGGATAGGCATTTAGTGTCCCTACCTTTTTATGCCAGCCTGTTGTGGCTTTTCTACTATTGTTTAGCTCTTCGTGAgcctttttttcttctttgttcGAGACTTATGTTAAACCTTTAGCTTTTTAATAATATTGACCGTATGCATCGTTTTGATGCAGAGGCTGGGGCGAACCCCCTTTTCGAAGAAAAAAAATCTAACTCCACGACATAACAAGTGTATCTCGTAACAGTTATGACCTGAAAAGCACATTTCTGTAAGTAAGAGTTACCAGTATCATCAATTGTTCTCCAGAAACAGACAAAGAAGTGAAAGAGGAGATTATGTCATACAAGAGCATGCTTTCTGATTAATGATAGAAATACAAAGAACGGCTAGCTACCCTACCAATGATTCATATGCATAGATAGTACATTAGCTATCTGTACAATGCTGAGTTGCAGTTGGTGTATGATTTAATAGGAGGGCCCTAGTTTTCCTCCTCAAATGAAATCCATGGAATCGTCTAGGGACAGACCACTCAGCGACTGGCCACCATTCGATGGGCTCTGATGATGGTTTGGATGGTGACGCTGAGCTTGGTGCCCACCTATGTAAGCCAtctgttgctgttgctgctgctgctgctgccgctgatGTTGCTGAGAGAAATAGGATGGAATCTGCTGGAATCCGCCGTTGAATTGACTCCCATTCATGTTTGGAGCTTGCCCTGCAGCTATCTTAAGTCGCTGGACTTCTTCTCGCAGGGCGTCGTTTAGAGCTGCATTTGGTATGGAATGGAGCATTTTATTATGTTCATCCTTGAGCTAGAAAAACACAAATACTGAATTTTGCTTTACTAACTGACCAGCCAACATGTCAACAGATTCAGAGACCAGTAGCAGGCAAACTTCAGAGAATTTAAATAATGGCTACCGGAAGAACTGAAGAAGTTCTAGCGGAAGATCAGAACATACCATCCCGTAGTTTAGCTTGCTCCTCCATGGACTGCAACCGAAGTTTGAGTTCTCTATTCTCAGTAGTTAAACCAGAAGTATCCCTCTGTGTTTCAAGTAATAGCAATAGATTATATACGAGAATAAGCTATATATGAAAAAAGGTTACATCACCGATATTAAAGATCATATCCACACGAAAAAGCAAGAGGATTAAAACTCTACTAGCAATTACCAACGAATATTCTCAGCGGCATACAGAAAGGGGGGTTTGTGCTAGCATGGTCCAAAAAAATTCAACATCCATGCAAAACTGCAAACTCTACATACAGGGAAACTTGTCTAAATTTATTAACACTGACTCAGCAAGCATATACTATAATCATCTTTACTTCCGAGGTAATAGTTAACAGAGGTCTTATCAATAAAGGTAGATGCTTATGCAAAGCCCCAAAGGCACGTGAATAGTATGTAACCAGAAACATAAGGGTTGTGTTTGGTTTGTACCCAAAGGAACACCGCCAAATGTTTGGTAGTGCTCAAAACTTTGGCCTTTGTTTGATGGTTGCTATTTTTTGGCATGTCCGTGGCCCTTTGTTCAATGGAGAGAATGAGAGCTCTACCATTGAGCTGGATGACTCCTTTGATGATACGCTCAGGTGTTTTGTGCGACGAATCCAGGAGTCTAAGGTCAAGAACgctttaaaaaggatgaaaggaggcaaggcgaCGAGCCCTGgttgtatccccattgaggtgtggagAGGCCTCGGAGACATAGTGATAGCGATAGTGTGGCTAACTAAAtttttcaacctcatttttcgggcgaacaagatgccagaagaatggaggcggagtatattagtaccaatcttcaagaacaaggggggTGTTCAAAGTTGTACTAATTACTAtggaatgtcatgtggtgggccttggagaaacacaagtcccaacaaagtacattaccctcatcaaggacatgtacgataatgttgtgacaagtgaTGACGAGACTGATGACTTTCCGATTAAAATGAACTGTACCAagggtcagctttgagcccttatctttttgctTTGGTGATGcatgaggtcacaagggatatacaaggagatatcccatggtgcTCTTTGCAGATAATGTGGTGCTAGTAAATGATAGTCGTACGGGGGTTAATAGAAAGTTAGAGCTTTGGAGACAAAATTTGAAATCGAAAGGTTataggcttagtagaactaaaactaAGTACATGAGGCGTCGTTCTGGTACTGCTAGGCACAAGGAGAAAGGAGGCTAGCCTTGATGGGCAGGTGGTACttcagaaggacacctttcgaTATTTGGTATcaatgttgaagaaggatggtgatATCGATGAAGATGTGACCCATCAAATCAAAGCCGAATGGATAAAGTGGAGCTTCTGGCgttctctgtgacaagagagtgccacaaaagctaaaaggtactccctccgtcccataatgtaagacatttttgcAAACTATGTTAGCTTAccaaaacgtcttatattatgggGCGGAGGGAGTAGGTTCTATAGGATTGCGATTCTACCagcaatgttgtatggcgctgagtgttggccgaGTAAAAGAcaacatgttcaacagttaggtgtagCGGAAATGTgcatgttgagatggatgtgtggccacgcAAAAAAGGATCCGATCCGGAAtgaggtctctctctctctcagacACATCGCTAGACCTATTTGTCGTAACTTTTCATGCTTTACTACTTACTCTAATTACCATAATGCTTGTCCATTTCATCAACAAAACTTTGGCTCTTCTCTGTTTAAAATGAACAATGTATACACGCAGCATGGACTAATGTGAAGGGCAATCCAGTTCATATATGTGTTCTGTCCTACTGACTTATATACCTACAGTAAACTGTTCTCAATGTAATATATCACAATTCTAGCAAAATGTAAATGCTGATGATAAAGCTAGTCCATGACAAAAATTTAATACGAAATGTAAATTCTTCGCACTGTCACACAATTCAAAAGCTGAACAGTACTATGTGTGTCATTTCCACACTACTCCCAAAACAAAACACAGTTACATATCAACATAAATTAGTTCGTTTCAAGCCTCAAGCTATCAACAACTTCAGTTGCAGATGACCCAACTAAGCATCTTCAAATTCAATGTAAAGGATTGAATGCAACAACATGCTATAAAGTATATACAGCAAACATACAATCAGCTATCTGCTTCAACACAGAACAGAACAAATTATGAGTCAAACTTTGGTTTTCGTATAGGTTACTCTATTAGGGTCATGCTACATGTCAAACATCACAATTGACCAATGAACATAGTGGATTACATAAAAGAAAACTCATCTCACACCCCTTCATAAAATAATCCCATACCTGGAGAAGTGTAAGCTGTGCTGATAGCGTAGTGGCCTCGGTCTGCAGTGTCTGGACCTTCCTCTCTAGCTCACCGGTATACTTGATCTTCCTCTCCTTTGACCTCGCCGCCGACTGCCGGTTTGCCAAAATCCTACACAGACATACACTTATCCTA
Protein-coding sequences here:
- the LOC125508329 gene encoding transcription factor VIP1-like encodes the protein MDPRFQLPTPVPSPGGTGVRGHHRRAHSETFLRFPDIDLFLDPDGDFSFSDLDFPSLSDDSPAVSDPTPPPPPPMAASSSQTPAPRPPGGTHNRSLSLDAAFFEGLALQGGGGGGGGGHKRSGSMDGVNSPFEGESALSGGLDYAKKAMPAERIAELALLDPKRAKRILANRQSAARSKERKIKYTGELERKVQTLQTEATTLSAQLTLLQRDTSGLTTENRELKLRLQSMEEQAKLRDALNDALREEVQRLKIAAGQAPNMNGSQFNGGFQQIPSYFSQQHQRQQQQQQQQQMAYIGGHQAQRHHPNHHQSPSNGGQSLSGLSLDDSMDFI